The following nucleotide sequence is from Stigmatella aurantiaca.
GCATCACACAGAAGATCCCTTGGGAACAATCCCGCGAACCCTCTGATTGCTGCGGGAGGCGCCCATTCCCTGGCGGTGCGCCCGGATGGGTCGGTGTGGGCCTCGGGGAGCAACGCCTCTGGACAGCTCGGGGATGGCACCACCACCCACCACTCCGTGCCGGTGTTTGGGGCTGGGGCCTGAATGCCTACGGCCAGATCGGCGATGGAGGCGCCACCCAATACGCCTTCAGGCCCACGCTCTCCTTGCTGTATTGAGCCCGGTTTACTTTCCGAACGCGTGGGTCAGCTTGGCGATCGCGGCCGGGAGCGCCCGGATCTTCAGCTTCCGGCCGTGCTCGTCGAACTCCTCCGAGAGAACCCGGGCATTCTCGTACACCTCGCCGATGCGCCCCTGGCGGGCATAGGGAATCACCAGCTCCGCCTCCGTCATGGAGCCCTCGAAGAACTCCATCACCTTCAGCCGGAGCGCCGCGACATCCTCCGGCGAGTGCGCCGAGAGGACAATGGCCTCGGGGTGCTGCTGGAGCAGGGCCTCGCGGGCTTCGGGCGAGAGCCGGTCCGCCTTGTTGAACAGCAGCCGGCTCGGGACGTTCTCGGCGCCGATCTCGCGGAGCACGGAGCGGGTGACTTCGAGCTGGGCCTCCCAGGTCGGGTCCGAGGCATCCACCACGTAGAGCAACAGGGAGGCCTCCAGCGCTTCATCCAGCGTAGACCGGAACGAGGCCACGAGATCGTGCGGAAGCTTCTGGATGAAGCCCACGGTGTCCGACACGAGGATGCGCGGCCGGGTCTCCGGCTGCAGGGCTCTCACCGTGGTGTCGAGGGTGGCGAAGAGCTGGTCGGCGACCAGCACCTCGCTGCCCGTCATGGCGCGCATGAGCGAGGACTTGCCCGCGTTCGTGTACCCGACCAGGGCCACCCGGAGCTGATCCCGCCGGGCGTAGCGCCGCTGCTCCTGGTCCTGCTGGATGGCGGCCAGCCCCTCGCGCAGCTCGGCGAGCCGGTCACGGATCTTGCGGCGGTCGAGCTCCATCGCCGAGTCACCGGAGCCACGGCCCTGTTGCCGCTCGCGGCTTCCCGTGGACTCGCGCATGCGCGGGGCGAGGTAGTTGAGCCGGGCGATCTCGACCTGCATCCGCGCCTCGCGGCTGCGCGCGTGGCGGTGGAAGATGTCCACGATGACGCCGGTCCGGTCGAGCACCTGGGCGCCCGTGGCCCGCTCGAGGTTGCTCAGCTGGCTGGGCGAGAGCTCATGGTCCACCACCACCACCCGGGGCGTGACCGTGGGAGGCACCATGCCCTCCCCTTCCTCGGGCTCCTCTTCGGCCTCCTCCTCGGCCGCCTCTTCGGAAAGCTCCTCCTCGCCGGCTTCCCAGCGCTCGCGTGCCTTCGACTTGCGCGACGGGGCTCCCGTCGGGACGTTGCCGGAGCCCCCGGTGAGCCGGGCCAGCTCCTGGAGCTTTCCGGTCCCCAGGACCGTGCCGGCCGCGACCGACTCGCGGCGCTGGGACACGGTCGCGACGACCTCGTACCCCAGGGTGTGTACCAGCCGCCCCAGCTCCGCGAGGTCGGCGGCGTGTTCGATGTCGGAGACGCCCGGGAGCTGGACGCCCACGAGGACGGCAGGGGGAAACGAAGAAGAGGACGGCATCCCCCTCTCGTATCATGACGGGGCGGAGATGCCCCCAGGAGCCCACCGGCTCACTGGGGCGCGTGCCGCCACCGGGCGAAGAGAGCCCGAAGCCGGTCCACGAAGAAGAGCGGAATGCCTGCCAGGAGATTGCCTGGCGGCCTGCGGGGGATGGCTGGATGGCCGCGGTTGGGCGCCGCCTTCTTGGCCAAGAGCCAGGCCACACCGATCCGCCTCAAGGCTTTTTCATCCAGCGCCCTCTCGAGCGCGCCCAGGAGCCGGTCCTCCTCATTCCGGACATCGAGCCGCAGCAGCGGAAAGAGCTCGCTCACCCGCTGCTCGAAGGCGGTGTCCCCGGGAACGAGCGGCTCCATCTCCTTGAGGAGCTCGTTGATGCGCTGGTGCTCGGATTCAATCTCCGCGGTGATGTGCTCCCCCACCCCCAGGGCCCGGCGCGCGGCGGGAAAGAGCACCTCCTCCTCGGCGAAGGCGTGCGTGGTGACCAGATTCACGATCTTCCGGAACGTCTCGCGGCGCCCGGCGGGAGCGTCCGCTTCATAGCGTTCCAGCAGGCGGTCGAGTTCCGCGTGGTCACGCTTCTGCAGTACCACGATGCTTTCACTCATCGCTCCACTCCTGATGTGCCTGCATCGGCTCCAGAAAATCTGGCCAGCACGGCGTCCGCGTGCAGGTGGATCAAAGGACAGGTGGTGCGAAGCGTGGTTCGCCGTCAGGCGTTCTCCCGTGCGCCCGGTTGCCTGAGCGGTTCAGCCGGGGCTGGGGAGCTTCGTCGAACCGAGGACCCAGTCGAGGTAGGCGCGGTGGCCTGCGTCCGGCCGGAGCGAGAGGACCTCCGGGACTTCGTACGGATGAAGGGCCAGCACCCGCTGCCGGACGGGCTCGAACAGCTCCGGGCGCGTCTTGAGGATCAGCAGGCTCTCCGGCTCATCCTGCACCTCTCCTTGCCACCGGTAGATGGAGCGGACGGTGGGAAGGATGTTGCCGCATGCCACCAGCTCCTCCTCCACGAGCTGGCGGGCGATGGCGCTGGCCACCTCCGGGTTGGGACAGGTCACGAGCACCAGAATCACTTCGGTCATGCCAGGCCTCTACCGTGAGCGCTTGAGGATGTAGTCGAGCCCGCCCACGCGGAACCAGCGGTAGCCATACCCCTCGAGCTCCACCCGGTGCTGGCCCCGCCCATCCGCGTGCGAGTGTTCGCCCGACAGGATGTTGGCGAGCATCGCCCCCTCGGAGCTCCCGGCCCCGAACGTCACCAGGTGCCCCTTGGGATCGAAGTTGTGCAGGAACACGACGCCGTTGTTGCGCCAGTCGTAGCGCAGCGCCAGCACGTGCGGGGAGCTGGTCTCCAGCACCCGCCACTCGCCCCAGCCAATCTCCGGGCACTCCTTGCGCGCGCGGATGAGGCGCTCGGTCCAGTTGAGCAGGGAGTTGGGGTCCCTGCGCTGGTCGGCCACGTTCAGGCGCGGGTAGCCGAAAGGTCCGTCCGAGATGACCGGCAGGACGGTCTTCTTCGCGGTGGAGAAGCCGGCGTTCGCCTCGGTGGACCACTGCATGGGGGTGCGCACGGCGCTGCGCTCCTTGAGGGACAGGTCCTCGCCCATGCCAATCTCGTCGCCGTAGCGCATCACGGGCGTGCCCGGCAGCGTGAACATCAGGCTGTAGGCCAGCTCCTGGCGCCGGCGGTCCCCCTCGAACATGGGGGAGAGCCGTCGCCGCAGGCCGCGGCCATACACCTGCATGCGGGGCTCGGGGCCGAACTCCTGGAACACGCGCTGGCGCTGCGCCTCGTCGAGCCGGCCCAGGTCCAGCTCATCGTTGTTGCGCATGAAGTGCGCCCACTGGGACGTCGCGTGGTGGATGCGCGTGCGCTCCAGGGCCCGGGTGAGCGGGCGCACGTCCGAGGTGGCCAGCGCGTAGAACGCATGCTGGTTGACGAAGAAGTTGAACATCATGTGCATCCGTTCTCCGTCCTTGCCGAAGTACTCGAAGTTCCGCTTCGGCTCCACGTTGGCCTCCGCGAGGAGGATGGCGTCACCGGCACGCCACTGGAGAAAGGTCCGCAGGTTCTTGAGCAGGCGGAACTGCTCGGCGTGCAGGTCCCGGACGCCATCGCGCTGGATGACGAAGGGGACCGCGTCCATCCGGAAGCCCGACACGCCCAGCTCCAGCCAGAACCCCACGATGCGCTGGATCTCCGTCTGCACGTCGGGGTTGGAGATGTTGAGGTCGGGCTGGAACTTGTAGAAGCGGTGGAAGTAGTACGCCTGGGCCTTGGGGTGGCGCGTCCAGGTACTCTCCTGCACGCCGGGGAAGACCATGCCCTGGTGGGCATCCTTCGGCTTCGTCTTCGACCAGAGGTACCAGTCGCGGTACTTCGAGCGCTCGTCCTTCACCGCCGCCTTGAACCAGGGGTGCTGATCCGAGGTGTGGTTCACCACCAGGTCCATCAGGACGCGGATGCCGTGCTTCTTCGCCTCGTGGGTGAAGTCCACGAAGTCCCCGAGCGAGCCCAGGCTGGGGTGAATCCCGTAGAAGTCGGTGATGTCGTAGCCGTTGTCCCGCATGGGCGAGGGGTGGAAGGGCAACAGCCAGATGGCGTCGACGCCGATGCCCGCCAGATAGCCCAGGCGGCGGGTGAGGCCCTCGAAGTCCCCCACCCCATCCCCGTTGGAGTCCATGAACGTCTTGACGTCCAGACAGTAGATGATGGCGTTCTTGTACCAGAGGTCGTCGATCATTCCGGAGAAGCCTTTTCAAGTGCGGAACAGCGCCAGGTGCTTGAGACGCCCAGTGGGGAGGAACTCCGGCTCCACGTCCACGCTCCCCGCGCGGAACGTCACCACGGACTCCCCCGGCTCACGGACCGCGTCCACGGGCTCCCCGAAGAGCTCACGGAACACCGGCTCCTGAAGGCTGGAGAGGCGCTCGGTGCCCCGGGGCAGGCGCACGAGCCCGGAGAAGGGCCGGAACCGGGCCTCGAAGCCCTGGAGCAGCGAGGCCTCCGGGTGGGCGGCCACGAGCGCCAGGTAGATGAGCTGGCCGTCCTTCGCCTCGAAGGCCAGGCCCAGCTCCGGGTAGAGCCACCATCCGCGCTTGCGCATGAGGCTGTAGGACGCCGGAGGCCCCAGGCGATCCGCCAGCTCCTGGGCCGGTGAACCCAGGCTGAGTGCCCCGAGGCGCAAGACCGCCAGCTCCAGCGTGAGCGAGGCGGGCTGCGTGGGGCGCGGCCACTTGCGGAACATCCAGGATTCCAGAAGGCCCATGGGGGCGGAATCCTGCCCCAGAAGCGCGTCCGGGGCACCCGCGGAATCAGGCGCCGCGGGCCGGCGCGGCCGTGAGCTTCACCTTCGACATGACGTGATCGATGACCGCCAGCTGCATCAGCACGTTGGACAGCCGCTCCTGGACGTCCGGATCGTTCTCCAGGACACGCTGGAGTTGCTCGCGCGGAATCCTCGCGGGCCCTGTCAGAAACCCCTCGATGGACTCCAGCGTCTCGCGCTGAGGCTGGATCTGATCGCGCCGGGCGATGGCGGCCAGCACCAGGGCGATCTTCAGGCGCCGCGCGGCGTCGGCCCGCGTGAGCGAATCCTGCTGCCAGGCCTCCAGCGCCTGCTGCAGCTCATCGGGCCCGAAGTCCTTGCGCTGGAGGATGGGACGCTCGGCCTCGGCCCAGCGGCGGCGGATCTCCTCGTCCACCAGCGCCTCAGGCACCTCCACCTGCGTGCGTTCCACCAGCACGTCGAGCACGTGCTCACGGGCCTCGCGCGTGGCCTCATCCGTGCGCTCGTTGGCGAGATCCTCGCCGAGCTGGCGCATGACGTCCACCAGGGTGGCCCCCTTCCCCATCGATGCGATGAAGGCGGGGGACTCGGCGTCCGGCAGCGACAGCTCGCGCGCCGCCTTCACGTCCACCAGGAAGCGCGCGGAGGCGCCCCGCAGGGACTCCACCGGATAGTCCGGCGGCAGCGTCAGCGCGATGTCCACCGAGAGCCCCACCTGCCGGCCCACGAGCGCCTCGAAGAAGCCCGGCAGCAAGGGATCCGGATTCACCAGGGCCCAGCGGTTCTCCCGGATGGAGAAGGGCAGGATCCGGCCCTTCGCATAGCCGAGGGTGTCGAGCAGCACCTCGTCGCCCAAGGCGACGGTCTCCGTCTGCGCACGCTCCCGCCGCTGCGCGTGCTCACGCACGAGCTCGGTCAGCCGGTCGAGGAGATCGTCTTGCGTGAGGGGCCGGGGGGTCAGCTCCGCGGTGAGCCCCTCCAAGGAGGGAGCCTCCACCTCCGGCAACATCACGGGCGCGTTATCCAGCGCCAGCGCCGCGGGAATCTTGTTCAGGATCCCATTGATCTGCACATCCCCGCTGAACGCCGCGGACGTGCTGCTTCCCGAACGGTCCTTCTTGTTGGCCATGGTGCCTCGCTCCGGACCTTCGATACCACACCTCGCGCGGAGGCCGAAGGTCCGGAAGAGGCGCGGCAGGCTAGAAGAACGAGCCGACGAAGCTGGAGACCGTCGAGACGGCCGCTCCCACCTGGCTGACGACGGGGATGTTCGTCGCGGCGGCGACGGAGCCCAGCGCGGTGACGCCGCTGGTGGCGAGCTTGCCCCAGTTCGCATCGCCGCTGCGCACGGCGTTGGCCACCTCCGCCCCGAAGGCGGCGGTGTCCGCGGCGGCGATGGCCACGTTGAGGCCCGGCACGAACCGGGAAGCGGCCCGGCCCGCGGTCTCCGCGAGCACGTGGGGCGCCGCGGCGCGCGCGGCGGAGGCACCGGCCCGGGCCGCGGCCTCCAGCCCCTCACCGGCGGCGCGGGCCGCCACGTTGCGCGTCACCTGGCGCGAGGCACCATCGAGCACCTGCTGCGCGGTCTCGCCCGCCACGCGGTTCACCACCGCGCGGGCCGCGTCCGGCGCATTCTCGGCCATGGTCCGGGCGGCCGCATCGCGGACCCCGCGGAAGTTGGAGACGAGGTTGCCCGTCTCGATGATGCCCTTGGCAGCGTTGGCGGCCGTCGAGACGGCGCTCGCCCCGGAGCCGGCCGCGGTGATGCCGTTCTCCACGGTGGCGTTCTGGGCGAAGGCCCGGGCATCCCGGATGGCGGTGTAGGCGGCGCCCGGAAGCTGGGCGACGCTGGCGGCCGTGCCCGCGATGCCCGCGGCGCGGCTGGCGCGCGTGTTCATCGGCTCGACGGTGGAGCGGGGCTGGCTGCCGAGGTTCCAGGGGCCGAACGTCTGCTGCCCGCTGACGTTGCGCGTCTGCGTGCCGAGCACCGCGTCCGTGACGCTCTTGACGCCGTTGGCCGCCCGGTTGACGCCGTTGACCAGGCCGTCGAACCGGTCCTGCGGCTGCGCGGCCGGAGCCGGCGCGGCCCCAGCGGCCGGCGGGACGGGCGGGGTCGTGGCCGTGCAACGGTCCGGGGCGGCAGGAGTGGGCTGGGACTGCCGGGGAACGCGCGGCTCATCACCAATGCGGGGCGACATGAATGACTCCAGGAGGTTCGGAGAGAACGTCTTCGCTGGAGATTATCGGGGTTGGCAGAACAAAGTTGCAGACCCCAGCTTCCCCTACATGTGCCCACACGTGCACGCCTGCATCGCCGCTCAGTGAGCGGCCAGCAGCAGCAACACGTCGATCGGCAAGGAGTTGATGCCGATGCCGAGCGAGGCGTGGAGGGGGCTGGCGACCGAGGAGCCCACGCCCATGCGCAGGTGTCCCCAGGACCCCCAGCACCACTTCATGCCGAGCTCCCCTCCCACGTTGAAGGTGTGCTTCTGAAACGCCCCTCCAAGGAGCACGGTGGTGTACGGCACGAACTGGGACGACAGGTAGTGCTGGTAGCCGAAGGCGGCGTTGAACTCCTCGGCCTTGGGCCCCTTCCAGGCGAAGTGCAGGCCGAGGCTCAAGCGGCGCGCCTCGAGTGCCATCGGCTGGAACATGTACGCCAGGGCATAGGAGGCCTCCCCCGAGGGCGCGGGCCGCCACTCCCAGAAGACCTCGCGATCCGGCTTGTTGATGGCGGGCGCCTCCCAGCGGAGCCGCTCGGCCTGGTCGAGATCCGCGGGCGTGCCCCGGGCCTGGTAGAGGTCCGCCAGGGCCCAGGTGGCCTCTTCGTTCTCCAGCTCGTAGGCGCTGAGCAGCGGGGTCTCGGCGCTCGACAGCTCTCCCCGCTCCATCATGAGCCGCCCCGCGGAGACGCAGTCCTCGGTGTAGCCCCCTTCGCAGGAGCGGGCAAAGGCATTCTCGGCCTGTTGCCGCTCCCCCTGCCGCAGGAGTTCGGGCGCCCATTCGCTGCAGGCCCACGCGCGTCCGTTCTCACACGCCGAGGACACATTGCCGGGGGTGGCGCACGCCACGGCCATCAAGGGGAGCACCATCCCGAGGAGCTTCATCAGGCGCCCAGCATGACACGCGGCGCGGTCTTGCGTTTACTTCGGACTCCAAGAATGGCGCCGCGCGGCGAGGGCCGGCTTGACGCTCTGCGTCTGCTATTGCGCGTGGCACTTCGGACACTCCGGGTCCGCGGCCTGCTGATATGACGGGCCCAGGAGAGGGACCCCCGACATATGGCGAAGCACATCCTCGGCATGATCCTGGCCGGCGGCCAGGGAACGCGTCTGGCACCGCTCACCGCGAAGCGCTCGAAGCCCGCCGTCCCATTCGGCTCCAAGTTCCGCATCATCGACTTCGCGCTCAACAACTTCATCAACTCCGGCATCTACTCCATCTACGTCCTGACGCAGTTCAAGGCGCAGTCGCTCACCGAGCACATCCAGCGCGGCTGGCGCTTCGGCTCGTTCCTGTCGGACTACTTCATCACGCTGGTGCCCGCGCAGATGTACCGCTTCGAGGAGCTGGGGCCCGTGTGGTACCGGGGCACGGCGGACGCCATCTACCAGAACCTTCACCTGGTGGAGAACCACGGCGCCGAGCACGTGGCCATCTTCTCCGGCGACCACATCTACAAGATGAACGTGGCGCACATGCTGGAGATGCACGAGGCCCAGCGCGCGGACATCACCATCGCCGCGTACCCGACGCCGCTCGCGGACGCGCACCGCTTCGGCATCATGCAGGTGGATGAGCGCGGCCGCGTCACCGAGTTCCAGGAGAAGCCCAAGGACGCCAAGCCCATGCCGGACCGGCCCACCATGGCCCTGGCCAGCATGGGCAACTACATCTTCCGCCGCCAGGTGCTCCAGGACCTCTTGGAGATGGATGCGCGCGAGGAGGGCTCCCAGCACGACTTCGGCAAGAACATCCTCCCCAAGGCGCTGAAGGACGGCTACCACATCCAGTACTACGACTTCACCCGCAACCCCATCCCGGGGCGCGAGGGGGGACCCAACACGTACTGGCGGGACGTGGGCACGCTCGAGGCCTACCACGAGGCCTCCATGGACCTGGTCTCGGTCAACCCGGAGTTCGACCTGTACAACCCCGAGTGGGCCCTGCGCACGGCGAATGAGTACAGCCCACCGGCGAAGTTCGTCCACGAGTCCGGGGACCGGATGGGCCGGGCGCTCAACTCCCTGGTGGCCGGTGGCTGCATCGTCTCCGGCGGCACGGTGCGCGAGAGCATCCTCTTCCGCTGGGCGCGGGTGAACTCGTACGCGGAGGTGGAGCGCTCGGTGCTCTTCGACGGGGTGGACATCGGCCGCCACGCCAAGGTGAAGAACGCCATCATCGACAAGGGCGTGCGCGTGCCGCCCAACGCGCGCGTCGGCTATGATGTGGCGCAGGACAAGGCGCGCGGCTTCACCGTGACCGACACGGGCATCGTCGTCGTTCCGAAGAACTACCGGTTCGTCTGAGGCCTGGACGAGCCTTCGAGGCGGAACACGTGTGAGGCGGAGACTCCGGTTTGCCCTCCTGGCGGTGCTGGCCCTGAGCCTGCTGGGGCTCCTCCTCGCCGCGCCGGATTACGTGCGCGGCCTCTCGCTGGTGCTCCGGGCCACCGGCAGGCACGGCGGCTGGGCAGGCACCCTCACCTCCTGGAGGACGCAGCCTGTCGAAGTCACCGAGCTCCAGGTGCCCTCCCGGCACGGCCCCCTGCGCGCCCGTTTCTACCGGCCCCGGGAGCACCGGGGCCACACGGTGGTGCTGACCTCGGGCGTCCACGCGGACGGCATCGACGAGCCCCGGCTGGTGATGCTGGCCCGGGCGCTGGCCACCGAGGGGGTGCCCGTGCTCACCCCCGAGCCGGTGGATCTGCTCCGGTATGAAATCACCCCACGCCTCACGGACATGGTCGAGGACGCGGCCACCTGGACCGCCTCGCAGCCCAACCTCGCCCCCGATGGCAAGGTGAGCCTCTTCGGGATCAGCTTCTCGGGCGGGCTCTCCGTGGTGGCCGCCGGAAGGCCGGGGCTGAAGGACAAGGTGGCGGCCACGCTGTCTTTCGGGGGCCATGGCGACCTGTCGCGCGTGCTGGCCTTCCTGTGCACCGGCGTGAAGCCCGATGGCCAGCGCCTGAAGCCCCATGACTACGGCGTGGTGGTCATCCTGCTCAACGTGGCCGGACAGCTTGTTCCTCCAGAGCAGGTGGAGCCCCTGCGCGAGGCCATCCGCACCTTCCTGCGGGCCTCGCACCTCACCTTGACGGATCCCCAGCGGGCCGAGGAGACCTTCGCGGAAGCCCGGCGGATGCAGGCCCGCCTGCCCGAGCCCGCCGCGCGCTTGATGGGCTCCGTCAACACGCGCGATGTGGCCGCGCTCGGGCCGCTGCTCCTGCCCTACGTCCAGTCGTTCGCGGCGGACGCCTCACTCTCCCCGGAGCGCTCGCCTCCGCCGGTGGCGCCCGTCTACCTGCTACACGGCGCGGACGACACGGTCATCCCCGCGATCGAGTCGGCCCTCCTGCGCCAGGCGCTGGAGCCGCACACCGAGGTCCACCGCCTCGCCACCCCACTCATCACCCATGCCGAGTTCGACCCGAAAACAGGCATCGTGGACATTCTCAAACTGATTGCCTTGTGGTCCGGGTTGCTCTCGGAATAGAGGGTAATCATGTTTTTTCACACGTCGCGGCTCTCCCTGGCGGGGGTGCCCGCGCTGACCGTTCATGCAGGCCCGCGCGAGGACGCGCTGCAGCGGGGCGTGGTGCTCTTCTTTCACGGCCTGGGCGGTTCCAAGGAAGTCCACGAGCGTGAGCTGCAGCGGTTCGCCGAGCGCGGCCTCTTCGCGGTGGGCGTGGATGCCGTGGGTCATGGGGAGCGGCGCTTCCCGGACTTCGACGAGCGCCTGAACCAGGGCCATCCCCACTTCCACGGGGAGTTCCTGAACGTGATTCACGGCAGCGCGCACGAGGTGCCCGCGCTGCTCGACACGCTGGTCACCCACCACGGAGCAAACCCGGCGCGGCTGAGCGTGGGCGGTGTCTCGCTGGGCGGGTTCATCACCTACGGGGCGCTGCTCGCGGAGCGGAGGCTCCACGCCGCCGTGCCCCTGCTGGGCTCGCCCCTCTGGGACGACGCCCTCCCCCACAGCCCCCATCGCCACCCGGAGCGCCTCTTCCCCGTGGCGCTCTTCAGCCAGACGGCGGGGCTGGACGAGGTGGTGTCCCCGCAGGGTGCCCGGGAGTTCCACGCGCGGCTGGAGCCACTCTATGCCTCATCGCCGGGGAGGCTGCGCTACCGGGAGTTTCCCCAGTCCGCCCACATGATGCGGCCCGAGGACTGGGAAGAGGCCATCGGCGATGCGGCGGACTGGCTCGTCCGCCCCTGACTTGCGTTCACCCCCACAGGAGCCCTCCATGTCCCCCACCTTGAACCGATCTTCCTCCTGGCTTCTCGCCCTGTGCCTGGGCCTCCCAGGGCTCGCGGGCGCCGCGGAGCCCCAGACGCCCTATGGCTCCAACACCTTTCCCGGCGCCATCCGGGCCTATGACTTCGACCAGGGCGGAGAGGGCGTCGCCTACCACGACCTGGATCCCGCCACGGGCACCCAGACGTACCGGCCCACCGAGGGCGTGGACATCGGGGTTCGCGGCTCGGGAGACCTCGAGGTCCGGGGCGCTCCAGGCGAGTGGCTCGAATACACGGTCACCGTCCCCCAGACGGGGCGCTACGCGCTGAGCCTCTCCTACTCCATGGCGAGCGGAGGTGGCAGCGTCAGCCTCTCGGTGGATGGCGCGGCCGCGGTGCCAGTGGCCCTCGTGGGCACCGGAGGCCATGGGACCTTCAAGAGCCACACGGTTCCCACGGCCTTCGATGTCACGGCGGGCACCCACGTCATCCGCCTGACGTTCACCGGCAGCACCACGTACCTGCGGCAGATCGCCTCCACGCAGTTGCCCGGCCGCGCCCTCTATCTGAGCCGCTCGGGCGCGGGCACCCTGGATGGCTCCAACTGGAGCAATGCCTTGCCGGTGAGCCAGCTCTCCACCGTGCTCAATCAGACGATGGTGCCCGGGGACACGCTGTACGTGGCCGGTGGCCTCTATGACAGCTCGACGCCGTTCTCCTTCTCCCTCTCGACGAGCGGCACGGAGACGCTGCCCAAGAAGGTGGTGGGCGTGGACCTGGGCCAGGGCCTGCCCGTCTTCAAGGGCCGGTGGAGCCCCACGGACCCGGGCAACTCCAACAAGAGCTACGCGTTCCTCCGGTTCACGAACGCACACCACTGGGACATCTCGAACCTCCAGGCGGAGAGCTACTACTACGGCGTGCGGGCCGACACGTCCTCCCACCTCGTGCTGAGCCAGCTCCAGCTCCACCGTGTCCGGGAAGGCCTCGCCGCCAGCAACCTGGCGAACACGAAGTTCCTCCGGTCGCAGGCGCTCCGGTACACCAAGCGGGGCATCCGCCTGATCGAAAACGTGTCGGACCTGCTCGTGGAGGACTTCACCGCGGACGCCACGATGGGGGACACGGCCTGGGCCACGGAGGCCTACCCCTTCGGCGTCTCCGTGGAGAACCCGGCGGACGCCACCCTGGGCTCGCATGACGTGGTGTTCAACCGCGTCACCGCCCGCAACAACACGTACACCTCCGCGGACACGGGCGCCTACCAGAACGGCGACGGCTTCTCCCTGGAGCGCACCGCCTACCGCATCTCCTTCCTGAACTCCGCCGCGTACGACAACACCGACGGCGGCTGGGACGACAAGTCCCAGGCGCCCTACTACGAGAACTGCGTGGCGCTGCGGAACAAGCGGAACTTCCGCCTCTGGAACGACAGCGCGCAGCCGGCGACGCTGAACAACGTCCTC
It contains:
- the hflX gene encoding GTPase HflX yields the protein MPSSSSFPPAVLVGVQLPGVSDIEHAADLAELGRLVHTLGYEVVATVSQRRESVAAGTVLGTGKLQELARLTGGSGNVPTGAPSRKSKARERWEAGEEELSEEAAEEEAEEEPEEGEGMVPPTVTPRVVVVDHELSPSQLSNLERATGAQVLDRTGVIVDIFHRHARSREARMQVEIARLNYLAPRMRESTGSRERQQGRGSGDSAMELDRRKIRDRLAELREGLAAIQQDQEQRRYARRDQLRVALVGYTNAGKSSLMRAMTGSEVLVADQLFATLDTTVRALQPETRPRILVSDTVGFIQKLPHDLVASFRSTLDEALEASLLLYVVDASDPTWEAQLEVTRSVLREIGAENVPSRLLFNKADRLSPEAREALLQQHPEAIVLSAHSPEDVAALRLKVMEFFEGSMTEAELVIPYARQGRIGEVYENARVLSEEFDEHGRKLKIRALPAAIAKLTHAFGK
- a CDS encoding hemerythrin domain-containing protein, translating into MSESIVVLQKRDHAELDRLLERYEADAPAGRRETFRKIVNLVTTHAFAEEEVLFPAARRALGVGEHITAEIESEHQRINELLKEMEPLVPGDTAFEQRVSELFPLLRLDVRNEEDRLLGALERALDEKALRRIGVAWLLAKKAAPNRGHPAIPRRPPGNLLAGIPLFFVDRLRALFARWRHAPQ
- the cutA gene encoding divalent-cation tolerance protein CutA translates to MTEVILVLVTCPNPEVASAIARQLVEEELVACGNILPTVRSIYRWQGEVQDEPESLLILKTRPELFEPVRQRVLALHPYEVPEVLSLRPDAGHRAYLDWVLGSTKLPSPG
- a CDS encoding alpha-amylase family protein, yielding MIDDLWYKNAIIYCLDVKTFMDSNGDGVGDFEGLTRRLGYLAGIGVDAIWLLPFHPSPMRDNGYDITDFYGIHPSLGSLGDFVDFTHEAKKHGIRVLMDLVVNHTSDQHPWFKAAVKDERSKYRDWYLWSKTKPKDAHQGMVFPGVQESTWTRHPKAQAYYFHRFYKFQPDLNISNPDVQTEIQRIVGFWLELGVSGFRMDAVPFVIQRDGVRDLHAEQFRLLKNLRTFLQWRAGDAILLAEANVEPKRNFEYFGKDGERMHMMFNFFVNQHAFYALATSDVRPLTRALERTRIHHATSQWAHFMRNNDELDLGRLDEAQRQRVFQEFGPEPRMQVYGRGLRRRLSPMFEGDRRRQELAYSLMFTLPGTPVMRYGDEIGMGEDLSLKERSAVRTPMQWSTEANAGFSTAKKTVLPVISDGPFGYPRLNVADQRRDPNSLLNWTERLIRARKECPEIGWGEWRVLETSSPHVLALRYDWRNNGVVFLHNFDPKGHLVTFGAGSSEGAMLANILSGEHSHADGRGQHRVELEGYGYRWFRVGGLDYILKRSR
- a CDS encoding peptidylprolyl isomerase, producing MANKKDRSGSSTSAAFSGDVQINGILNKIPAALALDNAPVMLPEVEAPSLEGLTAELTPRPLTQDDLLDRLTELVREHAQRRERAQTETVALGDEVLLDTLGYAKGRILPFSIRENRWALVNPDPLLPGFFEALVGRQVGLSVDIALTLPPDYPVESLRGASARFLVDVKAARELSLPDAESPAFIASMGKGATLVDVMRQLGEDLANERTDEATREAREHVLDVLVERTQVEVPEALVDEEIRRRWAEAERPILQRKDFGPDELQQALEAWQQDSLTRADAARRLKIALVLAAIARRDQIQPQRETLESIEGFLTGPARIPREQLQRVLENDPDVQERLSNVLMQLAVIDHVMSKVKLTAAPARGA
- a CDS encoding alpha/beta hydrolase; amino-acid sequence: MFFHTSRLSLAGVPALTVHAGPREDALQRGVVLFFHGLGGSKEVHERELQRFAERGLFAVGVDAVGHGERRFPDFDERLNQGHPHFHGEFLNVIHGSAHEVPALLDTLVTHHGANPARLSVGGVSLGGFITYGALLAERRLHAAVPLLGSPLWDDALPHSPHRHPERLFPVALFSQTAGLDEVVSPQGAREFHARLEPLYASSPGRLRYREFPQSAHMMRPEDWEEAIGDAADWLVRP
- a CDS encoding carbohydrate-binding protein, whose amino-acid sequence is MSPTLNRSSSWLLALCLGLPGLAGAAEPQTPYGSNTFPGAIRAYDFDQGGEGVAYHDLDPATGTQTYRPTEGVDIGVRGSGDLEVRGAPGEWLEYTVTVPQTGRYALSLSYSMASGGGSVSLSVDGAAAVPVALVGTGGHGTFKSHTVPTAFDVTAGTHVIRLTFTGSTTYLRQIASTQLPGRALYLSRSGAGTLDGSNWSNALPVSQLSTVLNQTMVPGDTLYVAGGLYDSSTPFSFSLSTSGTETLPKKVVGVDLGQGLPVFKGRWSPTDPGNSNKSYAFLRFTNAHHWDISNLQAESYYYGVRADTSSHLVLSQLQLHRVREGLAASNLANTKFLRSQALRYTKRGIRLIENVSDLLVEDFTADATMGDTAWATEAYPFGVSVENPADATLGSHDVVFNRVTARNNTYTSADTGAYQNGDGFSLERTAYRISFLNSAAYDNTDGGWDDKSQAPYYENCVALRNKRNFRLWNDSAQPATLNNVLGAYARKVDSYSTAGLWSQGYVEVYGSTFYANAQSEIVLENNSTPAARVKLVNTIVSDAGPCGAAASKEGGTTLELVNSVVCDGASGTPVPLQAPSSTWTGAPANAFTPVNPAVTQGYRPSP